ACAACATAATCACTTTCAATTTGAGCAGAGGTATTGCTGTTAATGAGGATTGTTATCGCCCCCAATCTTTTTCCTGCTTCTACATCCCTCCATGAATCACCTACAACAAACGAGTTTCTGAAATCTATGTCTGGAAAATCCTCTTTTGCTTTAAGAAACATTCCAATATTTGGTTTTCTGCAAGGAGATGTGTCATCAACATCGGGACAGTAATAATAGGCATCTATATGCGCACCATATTTTTTGAGTTCTTCATTCAATTTTGCCATTACTTTTTCGAAGTCATTTTTGCTCATTATTCCTTTGCCTATACCTCTTTGGTTGGTGATAACTATTACAAGATACCCCCTCTTATTAAATTCTTTTATTGCTTCCGCTGCTCCATTTAATAATTTTAGTTCTTCAGGAGATTTAATATAATCTCCTTCCGGAGCTTTCTCGTTAATTACTCCGTCCCTATCCAAAAATATTGTGCACTTCTTTTGTTGCTTTTTCATAATCCTCTTTAATCCCTATAT
Above is a genomic segment from Caldisericum sp. containing:
- a CDS encoding HAD family hydrolase — encoded protein: MKKQQKKCTIFLDRDGVINEKAPEGDYIKSPEELKLLNGAAEAIKEFNKRGYLVIVITNQRGIGKGIMSKNDFEKVMAKLNEELKKYGAHIDAYYYCPDVDDTSPCRKPNIGMFLKAKEDFPDIDFRNSFVVGDSWRDVEAGKRLGAITILINSNTSAQIESDYVV